From Sphingobacterium bambusae:
GTCTTTCGAAATGCCGAATTCCCAGTTACTTCCTCTTCTCCTAGGCGGTTGATCAGGTTGATCACTTTTCCCTGCCGAAGATGGACGCCCCAAGAAAAGATGGGCAGTGCAATCTTTAAAGGCAGTGGGTACTTGACCAAGCTTGGTATGTAGCCAGCCGCAACCCGCCGGTCATAAATGGAGTTAACTTGATTTGCCGAAATCGTACCGATATTGTAATACATCAGTACGCCGTAATCGACCGGCGGAATACCGGTCTTTTCTGCATATTTTACCTGATGCAGGCGTATGGTGCAGGAGAGTAGGGCAGTCCATTTTGTCTTCATTTCTTTGACAAGTAAAAAAAAAGCGGATTTGCTCTTTAGGCTCCAGTCACAGTCTAGTTGAAGTTCAGGGGCTGTGATGCCATAGTGCTTATTAATCTGCTCGACGTAGGCTAAGATCCGATCGGCAAGAAGCTTTACATCCGTATCGGGGTTTAGCAGTACTTCATTTTTGATGTAGACCACAGGTACGATGTCTTGCTTAGGTATGGATTTGAAGACCACGGGGCTTATAGGGAAGGGTTCTCCGCGCTGCAGGCCTACATCAAAATAGCGAACGTATAGACGGGAACTTTTGTTGTCTCGCAACAGTTGCTCTTCTTTGTCGCTGAGTTTCCATGTTGTTTTCCAAGAATAGAAGGATACGCCTAGCGGTTCGGATGGGGTGGTACAGGAAACAACCAAAAAGATCAGTATAGCCCAGTATATTTTCATAGAAAGACAAAACTAGCTATTTTGTGGTTGGTATAGTGTCATAAAAAGGCGTTGTCTGGTAAATCGGCCTTGCCAGACAACGCTATATGACATTTACTTGATGAGGTCGAGCCAAGCTTGCGCCATGAGATTGGCACCGGCCATGGAGGTGTGCACACCATCTGTCGTCCAATAGTTGCCTGCGCCGCGGCTTGCAGCTTTGTCAAACACGGACTGGTAAGGTAGAAAAACGGCATTGAATTCCTTGGCGATTTCTTTTGCCGCCTGCTGATAGCCTAAGAAATCAGGATACCAGTTGTCTTTTACGTGTTTCACACCTTTTACGCCAAAGGGCTCACCAATAATCAATTTTACGTTGGGCAATGCTTTCAAGGTTGTTTCAAGCAATTGCTGGTATTGTTCTTTGTATTGGGTGGAGCTGTTTTGTGCACCACTATCTTTTGTTCGCCAAAAGTCGTTCACGCCAATCAGGATGCTGAGTATCGTTGGTTTTAGTGCTAGTGCATCATTATCCCAGCGTTTGACAAGATCGGGCACCCTGTTGCCACTGATTCCCCGGTTGTACACCTGAATATTTTTATCAGCATATCTATTGAGGAGGGTGCTGCCTGCAAGCAGCGCATAGCCATTTCCGAAGGCTGCAGTGTCATTGGCTTGCGTCTGCTCTCGTTTACGACCCGCGTCGGTAATCGAATCGCCCTGAAATAGGATGATATCGTTCGTTTGTACACTTATCTTGCCGCTGGGCTTGGCTGTTGTTTCTGCTGCAAGGAGGCTTTTGGCGCCCAATGTTGCAGCCCCCAACGATAGTAGGCTCTTGGCTAAAAAATTTCTTCTTGATTCCATAGGTTTACAGCTGTTTTATGTATGCTAAAAATAGAACTTTTAACAGAACTTTTCAATGGCTGTACGAATAATTTTACAAGCATCCTCAATTTCAGGGAGCGTGATCGTAAGTGGTGGGGCAACGCGCAAAGCGGTTTCGCAGTGTAGATACCAATCGATCATAATCCCTTGTCCTGCACAGTAATTGCTTACCGCATAGACTTGGTCAAAGGATTCCAGTTGTATGCACATCATCAAACCTAGTCCTCTTATTTCTTTGATCTTTGGGCTGTCCAGAAGTTCGCGGAAGCGCGCTGCTTTTTCAGGTACGGCATCGAGCAATTGTTCTTCTTGGATCACCTGTAGAGAAGCGCGTGCTGCAGCACAGCTCATTGGATGTCCGCCGAAGGTGGTGATATGTCCCAGCATGGGATTATCTTTGATAACATCCATCACTTCTTTTCTCGCTACAAAGGCGCCAAGAGGCATGCCTCCACCTATTCCTTTGGCCAGCATCAGGATATCAGGCACTACGTCAAAGTGCTCAAAGGCAAACATTTTTCCCGTTCTGCCGAAGCCCGTTTGTATCTCATCAAAGATCAGCAAAGTACCCGTTTCATTACATTTTTGGCGCAGCGCCCGGATAAAGTCGAGATCGGGCACGCGCACGCCAGCTTCGCCCTGCACGGCTTCGATAATGACCGCCGCCGTTTCATGGTTTATTTTGTCCAGTGTGCTTCGGTCATTGAAGCGTATAAAATCGATTTCCGGCAATAGCGGAGCATAGGCCGAGCGGTATGCATCGTTTCCGATTAGGCTCAATGCCCCTTGCGTACTCCCGTGATAGGCTTTTTCAGCAGCAATGATCTGCCGACGTCCGGTGAATTTCTTGGCAATTTTCATGGAACCTTCCACGGCTTCGGCTCCACTATTGGTGAAGTAAACAGAGGCAAAGCTCGACGGGAGCACTGCGAGCAACTCGGTCGCAAACATCACCTGTGGAGCCTGCACAAACTCGCCGTATACCGTAACATGTAGGTACTTCTCCATTTGTTGCTGCAGGGCTTCCAGCACCTTGGGATGACGATGCCCAATGTTGCTCACATTGAATCCCGATACCAGGTCCATGTAGCGCTCGCCTTGCGGTCCGTATAGGTAAACACCTTCGGCTTTATCCACTTCCACCAATCGAGGAGAGGACGAGGTTTGCGCCGTGTTTTGTAAAAAAAGTTCTCTATTGCTGATCATTGTTTTTATAAAGGAAAGGTTCAAAAATAACCATTATCTTTTTAGTAAGCCAGTGTTGCCATTAAGAAAGGGGGGGGAGCCCAAATGTACAGTACAAAAAAAGAAGCTATGGTGTAGCTTCTTTTATTTATTTCTTCGTTGCAGCTCTTTGTAAAGGAGCTCTCTAAAGTTTTGTTCTATTTCAAAAAACTGCGAGGCGCGTGAATTTCCGATTACCTCGGCAAATTTTTTACGGTATTCTTTTTTTACCTCCAGCTCTTTGGCATCATAGGAGAGCACATCGCGTCTACCCGACCCGTTAAACGAACTTGCGCCACGCGGAGCATCTGCCGACGATCCTGTTTTTTCAGATTTCAATGCCCACATCTCCTTGTTGTACTGATTGTACACCGGAAAAAAGCGCTGTGCCTCTGCCTGCGACAGATTCAATTCTTTCGTGATATAGGCCACCTTTTCGTTTTCTATTGCTGCGAAGCGTTTGGAATCACGCTGCTGAGCATTGACGCAAAGCACGTAGAACAACAGCATACTTAAGGTGATTGATAAATGTCTAAAACGTAACATTATAGTGTGTAATTTAAATAGTCTTCGATATCATCTTCCTTTATCTTACTGCAAACGCCTTCCGACTCTGCAGGTTGATAAATATATTCCATGATATAGAGCAAATCATCATTGCCTTTGGAAGATGTGAGGTAATTGACAATTTCCTCTTCTTCAATGGCGGCTAGATGTGTTTCGGTAACATCAACCTCATTGTGTTCTATGATAGCATTGTAAGAAGCCGTACCTAGAACTGTTGCTACACAGGCCGCAGCGGCATACTGTATCCATCGTTGTGCATACATACGGCGGACGGGCTTATCTTCCACAACTGTTTCTGCAGAAGTAGCCTTTACTTTCGCGGTGATGTTTGCTGTAAGTTTTTCAAAATACAGTGTAGGTGCGGTGAAGCCATCCACAGCTACTGTACTGCGTAAGTTGTCTTCAAAAACTTTCCCCTGTATACGTTCACCCAAGGATTCGAAATAACCTGCAGGTGCAACAAAGCTTTCTTGCTCCTGGAATGTTGTTTCTATCTTGATACGGGATTGAATAGTTTCCTGAAGTGTCTCGAAATAGCTTGCTGGTGTGCTCCAAG
This genomic window contains:
- a CDS encoding aspartate aminotransferase family protein; protein product: MISNRELFLQNTAQTSSSPRLVEVDKAEGVYLYGPQGERYMDLVSGFNVSNIGHRHPKVLEALQQQMEKYLHVTVYGEFVQAPQVMFATELLAVLPSSFASVYFTNSGAEAVEGSMKIAKKFTGRRQIIAAEKAYHGSTQGALSLIGNDAYRSAYAPLLPEIDFIRFNDRSTLDKINHETAAVIIEAVQGEAGVRVPDLDFIRALRQKCNETGTLLIFDEIQTGFGRTGKMFAFEHFDVVPDILMLAKGIGGGMPLGAFVARKEVMDVIKDNPMLGHITTFGGHPMSCAAARASLQVIQEEQLLDAVPEKAARFRELLDSPKIKEIRGLGLMMCIQLESFDQVYAVSNYCAGQGIMIDWYLHCETALRVAPPLTITLPEIEDACKIIRTAIEKFC
- a CDS encoding SGNH/GDSL hydrolase family protein, which encodes MESRRNFLAKSLLSLGAATLGAKSLLAAETTAKPSGKISVQTNDIILFQGDSITDAGRKREQTQANDTAAFGNGYALLAGSTLLNRYADKNIQVYNRGISGNRVPDLVKRWDNDALALKPTILSILIGVNDFWRTKDSGAQNSSTQYKEQYQQLLETTLKALPNVKLIIGEPFGVKGVKHVKDNWYPDFLGYQQAAKEIAKEFNAVFLPYQSVFDKAASRGAGNYWTTDGVHTSMAGANLMAQAWLDLIK